Proteins from a genomic interval of Lysobacter stagni:
- a CDS encoding copper homeostasis protein CutC: protein MIAANVRVTLEIAANSLASALASQEGGADRVELCENLGEGGCTPSYGTLAMARERLRIPLYVLIRPRAGDFLYDTLERETMLRDIAMCARLGCDGVVIGALDADGAVDLTTCRELIEAAGPLGVTFHRAFDVAHDLDDALEAVIALGCERVLTSGGRASAPEGVDRLAALAQRAQGRIGIMAGAGITPDNVAPFVQRSGVREVHASAKAVRVSRMRHRHDLPGLDGDRLESDASIVRALREALEFRHVGPA from the coding sequence ATGATCGCCGCGAACGTCCGCGTGACGCTGGAGATCGCGGCCAATTCGCTCGCCTCCGCGCTGGCGTCACAGGAGGGCGGCGCCGATCGCGTCGAGTTGTGCGAGAACCTGGGCGAGGGCGGCTGCACGCCTTCGTACGGCACGCTGGCGATGGCGCGCGAACGCCTGCGCATTCCGCTGTACGTGCTGATCCGTCCTCGCGCGGGCGATTTCCTCTACGACACGCTGGAGCGCGAAACGATGCTGCGCGACATCGCCATGTGCGCGCGGCTGGGGTGCGACGGCGTGGTGATCGGTGCGCTGGATGCCGACGGCGCAGTCGATCTCACCACCTGCCGCGAGCTCATCGAAGCCGCGGGCCCGTTGGGGGTGACCTTTCATCGCGCGTTCGATGTGGCGCACGACCTCGACGACGCGCTGGAGGCGGTGATCGCGCTGGGCTGCGAACGTGTGCTCACCTCCGGTGGGCGAGCGAGCGCGCCCGAGGGTGTCGACCGGCTCGCCGCGCTGGCGCAGCGCGCGCAGGGGCGCATTGGCATCATGGCGGGGGCAGGCATCACGCCGGACAACGTGGCGCCGTTCGTGCAGCGCAGCGGGGTGCGCGAAGTGCATGCGTCGGCGAAGGCGGTGCGTGTCTCGCGCATGCGCCATCGCCACGACCTGCCGGGGCTGGACGGCGATCGCCTGGAAAGCGATGCCTCGATCGTGCGCGCGCTGCGCGAAGCGCTCGAATTCCGTCACGTGGGGCCGGCATAA
- a CDS encoding N(4)-(beta-N-acetylglucosaminyl)-L-asparaginase, which translates to MTDRRRFLQASLLAAGAAAVPRLRAASASNGARVVSTWDFGVGANRAAWKVLGSGGSALDAVEAGARWAESDLCNPTVGRCGNPDRDGVLTLDASIMDGDGRCGAVAALEDIAHPVSVARAVMEKTPHVMLVGAGAQQFAVAQGFEKTPLLTDQARQAWREWLKTSRYAPQINAERQARPGDKTNHDTLGILAIDANGRLAGACTTSGMAWKLHGRVGDSPIVGAGLYVDNEVGAATASGVGEEMVRNAASFLVVELMRQGRSPADACREAIDRVVRKRPEASKTLQVCFLAMNKAGEVGAFALHRGFVYAMQDGSPGPHDRLHDSASVYQTEQT; encoded by the coding sequence ATGACCGATCGACGTCGATTCCTGCAGGCCTCGCTGCTCGCGGCGGGAGCTGCGGCCGTACCGCGTCTGCGAGCCGCTTCGGCGTCGAACGGCGCGCGCGTGGTGTCGACCTGGGACTTCGGCGTGGGCGCGAACCGCGCGGCGTGGAAGGTGCTCGGCAGTGGCGGCAGCGCGCTCGACGCGGTCGAGGCCGGCGCCCGCTGGGCAGAGTCGGACCTGTGCAATCCGACGGTGGGTCGCTGCGGCAACCCGGACCGCGACGGCGTGCTGACGCTCGATGCCAGCATCATGGACGGCGACGGACGTTGCGGTGCGGTGGCCGCGCTGGAGGACATCGCGCATCCGGTTTCGGTGGCGCGCGCGGTGATGGAGAAGACCCCGCACGTGATGCTGGTGGGCGCCGGCGCGCAGCAGTTCGCCGTGGCGCAGGGCTTCGAGAAGACACCACTGCTCACCGACCAGGCGCGCCAGGCGTGGCGCGAGTGGCTCAAGACCTCGCGGTACGCGCCGCAGATCAACGCTGAGCGCCAGGCCCGGCCGGGCGACAAGACCAACCACGACACGCTGGGCATCCTCGCGATCGATGCGAACGGCCGGCTCGCCGGTGCATGCACCACGAGCGGCATGGCGTGGAAACTGCACGGCCGCGTCGGCGACAGTCCCATCGTCGGTGCGGGCCTGTACGTGGATAACGAGGTGGGTGCGGCCACCGCGTCGGGCGTCGGCGAGGAAATGGTGCGCAACGCGGCCAGCTTCCTGGTGGTCGAACTGATGCGGCAGGGGCGCTCGCCGGCCGATGCCTGCCGCGAAGCCATCGACCGCGTCGTGCGCAAGCGGCCCGAGGCCAGCAAGACGCTGCAGGTGTGCTTCCTGGCGATGAACAAGGCCGGTGAAGTCGGCGCCTTCGCGCTGCATCGCGGCTTCGTCTATGCGATGCAGGATGGCTCGCCGGGTCCGCATGATCGCCTGCACGACTCGGCCTCGGTGTACCAGACCGAACAGACATGA
- a CDS encoding glucokinase, with amino-acid sequence MISAPIESPPVRHGSPPFIAADVGGTHARLGLVQVRPGGKVDVLDYRRYACAEYASLAAILDDFAAAFDADRTHAVVAIAGRLEGDTLINANLPWAVSVESTRREAGIAYLALLNDFEAVACAMPYIDVGAMTRVCGPLQAGEGPALVLGPGTGFGASLCLPRTLQQGASRRVLASEAGHASLAVGTPRELALMERLLRRWPHVDNERVLSGPGLVNTYQALCDLDGAAPVFDTPEAIAAAAQSTSDAQAREALGLFCALLGSLAGDLALTFGADAVYLAGGIPAQIRPFLLQSDFAARFTNKGVLGEVLARVPVWLVDHGQLGLVGAAAWYYERHSGY; translated from the coding sequence GTGATCTCCGCCCCGATCGAAAGCCCTCCCGTCCGGCACGGCTCGCCGCCGTTCATCGCCGCCGACGTGGGCGGCACGCATGCGCGCCTGGGCCTGGTCCAGGTGCGTCCGGGAGGCAAGGTGGATGTCCTCGACTATCGCCGCTATGCCTGCGCCGAGTACGCCAGTCTGGCGGCCATCCTCGACGACTTCGCCGCCGCCTTCGACGCCGACCGCACGCATGCGGTCGTGGCCATCGCCGGGCGCCTGGAAGGCGACACGCTGATCAACGCCAACCTGCCGTGGGCCGTTTCGGTGGAAAGCACGCGGCGCGAAGCGGGCATCGCCTATCTGGCGCTGCTCAACGATTTCGAAGCGGTCGCCTGCGCGATGCCCTACATCGACGTCGGTGCGATGACGCGCGTATGCGGCCCGCTGCAGGCCGGCGAGGGTCCGGCGCTGGTGCTCGGTCCCGGCACCGGCTTCGGCGCATCGCTGTGCCTGCCGCGCACGCTGCAGCAGGGCGCATCGCGACGCGTGCTGGCCAGCGAGGCCGGGCACGCATCGCTCGCGGTTGGTACGCCGCGCGAGCTTGCGTTGATGGAACGCCTGCTCCGGCGTTGGCCGCATGTGGACAACGAGCGCGTGCTGTCGGGGCCCGGGCTGGTCAACACGTATCAGGCGTTGTGCGATCTCGACGGCGCCGCGCCCGTGTTCGATACGCCCGAGGCCATCGCCGCCGCCGCTCAGTCGACCAGCGACGCACAGGCGCGAGAAGCGCTGGGCCTGTTCTGCGCGCTGCTCGGCAGTCTGGCGGGCGACCTCGCGCTCACCTTCGGTGCCGATGCGGTCTACCTGGCTGGAGGCATTCCCGCGCAGATCCGCCCGTTCCTGCTGCAGAGCGATTTCGCCGCCCGTTTCACCAACAAGGGCGTGCTGGGCGAAGTGCTCGCCCGCGTGCCGGTGTGGCTGGTGGACCACGGCCAGCTGGGGCTGGTTGGCGCGGCGGCGTGGTACTACGAGCGCCATTCCGGCTACTGA